Proteins encoded in a region of the Mercenaria mercenaria strain notata chromosome 1, MADL_Memer_1, whole genome shotgun sequence genome:
- the LOC123545052 gene encoding uncharacterized protein LOC123545052, translated as MKMSSLKILFTFVFMINGQLNTSGDNNVSGNNIIKRRTKEYLELCPYTDTCYTNVSKPDEIIFGMALPCCNPCRCDIDCGRNCCPDISVDFENEEKIYEAKEIHQCVDAQYRPYDTRISNGRSFEMISKCPYKYNDTEIAAKCAREYHAVSFDVPLRYILPVYDNLTDSIYQNIFCAICHKVELDSLVFGRISIECKVSTRNITYIRDLTVIPDLGDEDGCNVLFKIPEEKIDAMPWAMKTCDRTFIDRCNVTGQWQSYDSHLEEACLSYESVYSNFRNVHCLLCNSLNKSEVKRTCQYPDFYYDYTITERKMFNFITLLNWNTKEDVVLLGNTKQQTNLNEQCLQNSLLDPLRREDWLLQCPRGMVMTNRMCLPPHRFISSDLLMEINLFLEPYDVQKQDKLALNKMISVILDEIELKKSLLITRNVELQNMKCSLKFKTDLGGTNPKSKVIALESVQYVKVNIQILIYNAEEDLFGTVLDFALVFTNISSIGNVFKAYFHHFDNFFIEQRPLKSNCVNVPNLPLFQLCLENKIPKERMLYFEVLRKQETVYVNESYIEISLEQEPFCPRIALPKLTFMNCNESAIYTNNFLSTRLTENETHMFFCHEDFFQHLDSLHTNQVIVNQKVESGVNIRGGVTYLTIVCLSISLLSLVLTLTVYSVYPALRSLPGLNNMALVTSLIIFQAISLVSTVTNINISWLCSLFGAVHHFSLTLSFAWMFVCTFHMMKVFVKIRNRSVGRNDFRTFVSYIVFTTSVSLSTVSITIVVAAVQSEGEDIGYGGATCYIKDPANVLFLVALPVAIVVFANIFMFCVVVFKIHKHPTLSSSNPKERHNITIFAKLSTITGMTWIFGFIYIFTQVETFAYIFIILNAGQGVFIMLSFVCNRRVISLLCKTRFRRQLTKQTTSTGL; from the exons ATGAAAATGAGTAGCTTAAAAATTCtctttacatttgtttttatgaTAAATGGACAATTAAATACATCAGGAGATAACAATGTCAGTggaaacaatataataaaaaggAGGACAAAGGAATATTTAGAGCTTTGTCCTTACACAGACACTTGTTACACTAACGTGTCAAAACCGGATGAAATTATATTTGGAATGGCTCTACCGTGTTGTAACCCGTGTAGATGTGATATAGACTGTGGACGGAACTGCTGTCCAGATATATCAGTGGATTTCGAAAACGAAGAAAAAATCTATGAAGCTAAAGAAATACACCAATGCGTCGACGCACAATATAGACCTTATGATACTAGAATATCAAATGGACGGtcttttgaaatgatttcaaaatgtcCGTACAAATATAACGATACTGAAATTGCAGCAAAATGTGCACGAGAGTATCATGCTGTATCGTTTGATGTGCCGTTAAGATATATTCTTCCTGTATACGATAACTTGACTGATTccatttaccaaaatattttctgTGCTATTTGTCACAAAGTTGAGTTGGATAGTTTAGTTTTTGGGCGTATAAGTATTGAATGTAAAGTTtcaacaagaaatataacatatattCGCGACTTAACCGTTATACCAGACCTAGGAGACGAGGACGGTtgcaatgttttgtttaaaataccAGAAGAAAAAATCGACGCGATGCCCTGGGCGATGAAAACATGTGACAGGACATTTATTGATCGTTGTAATGTTACAGGGCAATGGCAGTCGTACGATAGTCATTTGGAGGAGGCTTGCTTATCATATGAATCAGTATACAGCAATTTCAGGAATGTACATTGCTTGTTATGCAATAGCTTAAATAAAAGTGAAGTGAAGCGTACATGTCAGTACCCAGATTTCTATTATGATTATACAATCACTGAaaggaaaatgtttaatttcattaCACTTCTCAACTGGAACACAAAGGAAGACGTTGTTCTCCTTGGaaacacaaaacaacaaacaaatttaaatgagcaATGTCTGCAAAATAGTTTATTGGATCCCTTGAGG AGAGAAGACTGGCTGTTGCAATGCCCCCGTGGAATGGTGATGACAAATAGGATGTGCTTACCTCCACACAGATTTATATCATCGGATCTTCTGATGGAAATAAACCTTTTTCTTGAACCATACGATGTTCAAAAGCAAGACAAACTCGCGCTgaataaaatgatttcagttatatTAGATGAAATTGAGTTGAAGAAGTCATTGCTGATCACAAGGAATGTAGAGCTGCAAAAcatgaaatgttctttaaaattcaaaacagacttaGGTGGGACAAATCCTAAAAGTAAAGTTATTGCGTTAGAATCCGTACAATATGTTAAAGTTaacattcaaattttgatttataacGCAGAGGAAGATTTATTTGGAACTGTTCTTGACTTCGCACTGGTATTTACCAACATTTCAAGTATCGGCAATGTCTTCAAAGCTTACTTTCATCattttgacaatttctttattgaacAACGCCCGCTAAAGTCTAATTGTGTAAATGTTCCAAATCTACCTCTGTTTCAACTATGTCTagaaaacaaaattccaaaaGAAAGGATGCTGTATTTTGAGGTTTTACGCAAACAAGAGACAGTATATGTGAATGAATCATATATAGAAATTAGCTTGGAACAAGAACCTTTTTGCCCGAGAATCGCTCTTCCTAAACTGACGTTCATGAATTGTAATGAGTCTGCAATTTacacaaacaattttctttctaCACGGcttacagaaaatgaaacacaCATGTTCTTTTGTCATGAAGActtttttcaacatctggacagtcTTCACACAAACCAAGTCATAGTCAACCAGAAAGTAGAGTCAGGGGTTAATATTCGCGGCGGAGTAACTTATTTGACCATTGTTTGTTTAAGTATTTCATTGTTGTCTCTTGTGTTGACACTTACAGTGTATTCAGTCTATCCAGCACTACGGTCTTTACCAGGACTTAACAACATGGCTTTAGTTACAAGTTTGATAATTTTTCAGGCAATATCATTGGTGAGTACTGTTACAAATATCAACATTAGTTGGCTTTGCAGTTTATTTGGTGCAGTTCATCACTTCTCTCTAACTTTATCTTTTGCTTGGATGTTTGTGTGTACTTTTCATATGATGAAGGTATTTGTTAAGATCAGAAATCGATCTGTTGGCAGGAATGACTTTCGAACCTTTGTTTCGTATATTGTTTTTACGACAAGTGTTTCGCTATCGACTGTTTCCATAACGATTGTTGTTGCAGCTGTTCAGTCTGAGGGCGAAGACATAGGCTACGGCGGTGCCACCTGCTACATCAAGGATCCAGCTAATGTTCTATTTCTTGTTGCTTTACCAGTTGCTATAGTGGTTTTTGccaacatttttatgttttgtgttgttgttttcaaaatacataaacatCCGACACTTTCCTCTTCCAATCCAAAAGAACGTCACAATATAACAATTTTTGCGAAGTTATCGACGATAACTGGGATGACTTGGATCTTTGggttcatttatatttttactcAGGTTGAAACATTTGCATACATTTTCATTATTCTCAATGCCGGACAAGGAGTTTTTATTATGCTTTCATTTGTTTGTAATCGAAGGGTAATAAGCTTACTTTGTAAAACTAGATTCAGGAGGCAGCTGACAAAGCAGACGACAAGCACGGGACTCTAG
- the LOC123557082 gene encoding uncharacterized protein LOC123557082 gives MLSEMTSLLCSVTGIKKMETEAKVNRDKYGQFRNASFFIQKAKKVQFLKKGSVGSDNNTEKSKICRRIIDLEYFGNIFDNGCKICGERLYWKNLFSETKYGLCSVLHFKCIKCYGITKISSSTSTEPSYNRIRKPYSINVTAALAMIHGGVGASHLNGILTTLGLPEINPKTLKKGERHIGPVIEKVAKRSCSNASDLEKISILDVQSENASFCAVGAAGDNNVELTLNFDEALELLETECEEDGCETDVQRTDSNNCCMEPAPVERNVVSDKVIESRHNEEESLATRASRYDEGNKASPSGNKQKTLVDVTVSQDGAWPKRGRAMNSNSGVGHVVGQNTRKCLNFGTRNKRCKKCSYYQKVGKPVPIHDCRQNWSHSAKAMEPDICVQLHKEASNSGLKYKHIIGDDDSAATKYIREKVNSDIVKFSDPTHTKRTVGNKLEEISRVCPSLTEKVKSSFIKNFTYAVNQNKQKREAELRQALESIVPHMYGEHHLCSLWCKNKVNNVNTEYKHSNLPYGKDLTDFKLKNELTKMLQPYITNPAKLMTTGDSQANESLNNVIFSKAPKIRNYTLSESFDFRCAAGVLQFNEGVEYVQKVIDEACLTPRKETLNHVERTDKKRKYLKEYKSQRKDKKRKIELKTERKKNDLMSKVKLGVTYETNCTLSTEDIDTTEIKDPKTSAKISYNPEDTTLIFVDIETTKLGHNAEILQIGASTINGKSFDTYLLPTGLISSKASEVTGLTVKVENSVRLLCKDGKNLRALSSEEGLSRFIDWIKTIDCPTKILCAHNGNKFDYPILYNQLQKYRLLKQFESIVCGVVDSLDILKAVLPQRTSYSLSNVYRDLINDEYNMHDAKSDACALREIFININVSIDTVLAHALQIEYSIDTIKQTICQRSNVNRLQNNLGDGKEKIISDRIAAKMCKAGVTYEVLMLAHRRDEENGIKLLLSEKINKKVRVTNRQKILNTITAACSRKMKDNELSNNIA, from the exons ATGCTATCGGAAATGACGTCACTGTTGTGTTCCGTTAcgggaataaaaaaaatggagaCTGAAGCTAAAGTAAATCGCGATAAATACGGACAGTTCAGAAATGCTTCATTTTTTATTCAGAAGGCTAAAAAAGTTCAGTTTTTGAAGAAAGGGAGTGTCGGGAGTGATAATAATACGGAGAAAAGCAAAATATGTAGAAGAATCATCGATTTAGAATATTTTGGTAATATATttgacaatggttgcaaaatatgcggaGAAAGACTTTACTGGAAAAACCTCTTTTCTGAAACTAAGTATGGTCTATGTAGTGTActacatttcaaatgtataaaatgctATGGCATTACcaagatcagttcatccacatcAACAGAACCGTCATACAACAGAATACGGAAGCCCTATTCAATAAACGTTACAGCTGCATTAG CAATGATTCACGGGGGAGTCGGAGCTTCCCATTTGAATGGCATACTTACAACTCTTGGATTGCCAGAGATAAAtcccaaaactttgaaaaaaggtGAAAGGCATATAGGCCCGGTAATAGAGAAAGTGGCAAAGAGATCTTGCTCAAATGCAAGTGATTTAGAAAAGATATCAATACTAGATGTACAATCGGAAAACGCATCATTTTGCGCAGTGGGTGCAGCTGGAGACAATAATGTTGAATTAACTCTAAATTTTGACGAAGCTCTCGAGTTGCTTGAAACAGAATGCGAAGAAGATGGTTGCGAAACAGATGTGCAACGTACAG ATTCAAATAATTGCTGCATGGAACCTGCACCAGTCGAAAGAAACGTCGTCTCTGACAAGGTTATAGAAAGCAGACACAATGAAGAGGAGAGTCTTGCAACACGTGCATCAAGATACGATG AAGGAAATAAAGCGTCTCCCTCGGGAAACAAGCAAAAGACTTTAGTAGATGTTACTGTGAGTCAGGATGGTGCATGGCCAAAACGTGGAAGGGCGATGAACAGTAATTCag gtgTCGGGCATGTCGTCGGTCAAAATACGAGAAAATGCTTAAATTTTGGTACAAGGAATAAACGCTGCAAAAAATGTTCTTATTATCAGAAAGTGGGAAAGCCAGTCCCTATCCACGACTGTCGTCAAAATTGGAGCCATTCTGCaaaagctatggagcccgatattTGTGTTCAACTGCATAAAGAGGCAAGCAATTCTGGATTgaaatacaaacatattatagGGGACGATGACTCTGCAGCAACGAAATACATCAGGGAGAAAGTTAATTCtgatattgtaaaattttcagatccAACACATACAAAACGGACCGTAGGCAATAAACTTGAAGAAATTAGTCGAGTCTGTCCATCATTAACcgaaaaagtgaaatcatcattcattaaaaatttcacatacgctgtcaatcaaaacaaacaaaaaagagaaGCTGAATTAAGACAGGCGCTAGAAAGCATCgttccacatatgtatggagagcaccatctttgcagccTCTGGTGTAAAAATAAGGTTAATAATGTTAATACAGAATATAAACACAGTAACCTGCCGTATGGGAAAGACTTGACTGACTTCAAACTGAAAAATGAATTGACGAAAATGTTGCAACCATACATTACCAACCCTGCAAAACTAATGACAACCGGAGATTCACAGGCAAACGAATCTCTCAATAACGTTATTTTCTCCAAAGCACCTAAAATTAGAAACTATACTTTAAGTGAAAGCTTTGATTTTCGATGTGCCGCAGGAGTTCTTCAGTTTAATGAGGGTGTCGAATACGTACAAAAAGTCATTGATGAAGCATGTCTAACACCAAGAAAAGAAACACTGAACCACGTTGAGAGAACggataagaaaagaaaatatctCAAAGAGTACAAATCACAGAGAAAAGATAAGAAACGGAAGATAGAACTTAAAACTGAACGTaagaaaaatgatttaatgaGCAAGGTTAAATTGGGAGTAACTTATGAAACAAATTGCACATTATCTACTGAAGACATTGATACAACTGAAATTAAAGATCCAAAAACATCAGCAAAAATTTCCTATAATCCTGAGGATaccacattaatatttgttgaTATAGAGACGACAAAACTCGGACACAATGCAGAGATTTTGCAAATAGGAGCGTCAACAATAAATGGAAAGTCTTTTGACACGTACTTACTACCTACGGGTCTTATTTCTTCGAAAGCTTCTGAGGTAACTGGTCTCACGGTTAAAGTTGAAAACAGCGTCAGATTGCTATGTAAAGACGGCAAAAACCTCAGAGCATTATCTTCCGAGGAAGGGTTGTCACGCTTCATTGACTGGATTAAAACCATTGATTGCCCTACTAAAATTCTTTGTGCACACAATGGGAATAAATTTGATTACCCAATTCTATACAATCAGCTTCAAAAGTATCGGCTTTTAAAACAGTTTGAATCAATAGTATGTGGCGTCGTAGACAGTTTAGACATTTTAAAAGCTGTATTACCGCAACGCACCTCGTACTCTCTGTCAAACGTTTACAGAGATTTAATAAATGATGAGTACAATATGCACGATGCAAAGTCGGATGCCTGTGCTCTGCGTGAGATCTTCATAAATATCAATGTCAGTATTGATACAGTTTTGGCTCACGCGCTTCAGATTGAATATTCTATAGATACTATAAAACAAACGATTTGCCAACGGTCAAATGTTAACCGTTTACAAAACAATCTAGGTGACGGCAAGGAAAAAATTATTTCTGACCGTATAGCTGCTAAAATGTGCAAGGCGGGTGTAACATATGAAGTTTTAATGCTTGCACATAGAAGAGACGAAGAAAATGGAATCAAGTTGCTTTTGTCAGAAAAAATTAATAAGAAAGTAAGAGTTACAAATCggcaaaaaatattaaatacaataaCTGCTGCATGTTCGaggaaaatgaaagataatgaacTATCTAACAACATTGCATGA